The genomic interval CCTTGGAGTGGAAAACCATCTAATAATGCCACAACAGGCTCTCCAATATCGTCTCGAGGTTCTATCACCTCTGTGCCATCGATAACAACCTCATCATCGGGTATTATACCTGCCATCTGCCCTGTGGCTCGAAAGAACTGTATCTGCTCGCACTGTACAAGGCTAACATCATAACCAGACCCGTCAATTATCTCCGCGACTCCTGTAGCCGGTAATTCAGCGAGAAGTGCATGGTAGTTAATTTTCTCGATAATAGCTTCTTGGCTAATGTGGCCTCGCAGCGCTTCTACGAGGTTCGTAACACGCTCCCTAGCTGCCGCCCGCACGTGCAGGTTGCTCCGAAACCATAGTTCTATCTCACACGGAAGAATTTCTTTTTCGTGATCAACCCTTTCCTTCCAATCTTCAATGATGCCCGTTTCTAAAAGGCGATCTTTAACACCCCAAGGTCGTACGTCTCGCAAATGGGCAAAAAGTTCGTTCCATTTCCTAAGCCCTTGCGGGAGCTGTAACCCTTCCCCCCAGTTTCTCCAAAGTGAAAGCATTTGATTCAAGGCTTGCTGATTCGAAAAGACTAGGAAAATCCGACCACGTAATGCTTTTTCAGGCTTTGGGCGACCTTTGGAATCTAAAGCGAAAAAGTCATCATCAGGGGGGATATCTTCTTCTTCAATCTCGCCAAGAAACTCCATGCCTGGAATATTCCGGGCGGCGACCAAGAAATTTTCTACAGGGCCAACACTCTCAAGAACCAGCACTTCTTCAGGGATAGCACCCACAGCTTCAACACTTAGTCGTGCCCTTCGAGAGTCAAAAGCGTCTTTTAGGATTGTAAATCGTGGCCTGAGCCTATCGACCTGCCTATGACGGCTCGGACGGTGGATTGTGCCACCACCCCCATATTTCCTTCGCCTTTCGACAGGGGGGCCTGGTCTAGGAAGTATTAGCAAAGGCCGATCAGGCATTTATCATTCCTATTTGGCTATTGCTTATTGTTTATGGAAAAGCGGTTTTCCCATTGTGATAGTCGCTCGTTAACAATCCGTGTTATATTCGCGTCTGGAAGAGCCATCACATAACGGCGTTGAACATCAAGACTGAATTGCTCTAATTCTGAAAAACTCAGGCCGGAAAGGCTTTTGGAGAGTTTCTTGGGATTAAATTGAAATTTGAGCCCACGCCTTTTCTCAAAACGTGAAAACCATTCTCCAATATCGTCTAGCGTTGGCGGTGGCAGTTGCAACCTTAACTGAAAGCGCCTCCATACTGCTCGGTCGAGAAGTTCTGGATGATTAGTTGCTGTAACTACAATGACATAACTCGGAAGCGCATCAACTTGAAGGAGAAGTGAACTTACGACCCGTTTTATTTCCCCCGTCTCATGTACATCACCTCTCTCTTTGCCCACAACATCGAACTCATCAAAAAACAATACGGCCCGGCGAGTCCTGACTTGATCGAACAGGCGAGCGACTCGAACAGCTGTTTCCCCTAAGTAACTCTTTATTATCGATTCATATCGTACTACTAACAATG from Deltaproteobacteria bacterium carries:
- a CDS encoding ATP-binding protein; the protein is MARADLLLDLVRAGARGERDLFRKTLEALVAEERAKQHHILADRLAAHLNQSNNFKSIPAPSVANGPVGELFYEINPNRQLEDLVLSDAVTNACKEMIEEQSRSDLLRSHNLEPRHRVLLAGPPGNGKTSLAEALANELALPLLVVRYESIIKSYLGETAVRVARLFDQVRTRRAVLFFDEFDVVGKERGDVHETGEIKRVVSSLLLQVDALPSYVIVVTATNHPELLDRAVWRRFQLRLQLPPPTLDDIGEWFSRFEKRRGLKFQFNPKKLSKSLSGLSFSELEQFSLDVQRRYVMALPDANITRIVNERLSQWENRFSINNKQ